TCGAACGCACGGTGGACCCGGCCGATCGCAAACGACGGACGGCGGTCACGCGCGAGTCCGGGCTCGAGGAAGCGGTGCGCCAGTACGTAGGGCAGCACGACGAGCTGTCGGGACTGGAGGACGACCTCGTGGAGACGGCCCTGTCACTTAAGGCAGAGCTGGACGCCGACGAGACGAACCCTGGGTGAGAATCATTCCCCGAGGAGCCCACAGGGCGACTCCTGAGCCCGTCCTCTCCTTGAGCCGATCGTGCGAAATCTGTAATTGACGCCGTCGTGCCGAGGCACGGTTGAATGTTCGCCCACCTACCTCCATCTTATGCGCATCCCATCATTCATTCCGTGCTCGAAGCTGGGGACGTACGGCTCCGCAAGCCGTACGAACAGTTTCGCAATCAACGCATCAAACACCCGTGGATATCGAAAATCGCACCGTAGTCGTCCCGCGAAAGGAAGACACGACCAAGGAGGAAGAGCCCGTCGAAGTGTGGCCGCTGGTTGAGGCGGCCCTCGACAAGGTTGACGCCGACCCGACCACCTACCAGGCGGCCCAGGCGGCCATGGAGGTGAGCGACGGCTGTGCAACCCTGGCCAACTTCCTGATTAGCCAGGCCGAGCAGGTCGAAAAGATGGACTATCGTTTCAAGGTCCCCCTGGTCGTGCTCGGAGCTCAACTCGCCCGCGAGGACGACGGTTCTACCACCATTTACGATCCCGGCGAGGGAGCCTTTCACTTCGAGACCGACGATCACCACTTTGCCTTTGAGGTCTTCGAGGACTGGACGGTCGACTGGGAAGAAGTGACCGACCGGATCGAGAAAGGGTACAACTGGGACGGCGTCGAGAAGCAGGTTTGGGCCCTCGACTGGCTCATGGCCTACCTCGAGGTTCCCTCGGATGACTATATGGTCGACGATGAAGGGGACGACGACGATCAGTACTACAGCCGCATCTGACGGCAGTTGACGCCCTTTGTTGTCCCGGTCCCACGCCGTTCGCTGTACCGCTCTGGGGGGAGTGCTTCCGAGGGAACACCTTACCCGTACCTGCTCTGGACGGAGGTGAACCACGGCGCTTCGGATTGTGACCGAAGTCAATTTGGTGCCGGTGTGAGGTGAGTCCGGATGTTCAGTAGATCCCGTGACTGGAGCGTCTCCTGCGCCGCCCTGGCCGCACCTGTCTCCTCGAAGAGCCCGTACACGGCACTGCCGGATCCGGAGAGGGAGGTGTACGCAGCGTCTGTTTTCCGCAGGGCCGTCCGCACCGCATCGACTGCCGGTTCCGCCGTCGTCACCGGAAGGGCAAAGTCGTTGGTGAGGTCCTCTTTCCAGCGAGACAGGTCATTCGAGAGTACGAGACGTCGCAAATTGGGGCGGTCGGCCTCCGTGGGCGTCACCTGGTCGTAGGCCCAGGGGGTGGAGACCTCGACGGCCGGAACGGCGACGAGAAGAGGGCCGGGCAACTGGTAGGGCGCGCCGTCTTTGGAAAGTGGCGACAGCGTGTCGCCACGCCCGGTGGCATGAGCCGCCGGCGCGTCCTGGAGGAAAAACGGCACGTCGGCCCCGATCGTACGTCCGATCTCCTGGAGGGTCTCGGGAGATGGGTCGACGTCCCACAGCCGCGTGAGAAGCCGGAGCGTGGCTGCGGCGTCGCTAGAGCCACTGCCCAGTCCAGCGCCGTACGGCACCCGCTTCTCAAGGTGGAGGTCGGCGCCTGCAGTCACGCCAAATGCCGACGCGAGCCGGTGGGCCGCCTGGAGGCACAGGTTGTCTGCGTCCGTGGGGAGCGCCGGGTCCGAGCACGTGAGGGAGAGGGCGTCGGCGGGCGCCGCCGTGACGGTGTCGGCCCAGTTGATCCGGTGCAGGACCGTCTCGACGTCGTGGTATCCGTCTGGGCGCCGACGGAGGACGTGCAGCCCTAGGTTAATCTTGGCGGGGGCGTTCTGCGTGAGGGGCATCTACCGGGAGGTGAGGCAGAGAGAAACCGCGTGAAGAAGTCTAGCCGCAGGGTGATTTCCTGCATCGCCGCGCCTATGGCGACTGCGAGTCCGCGGGCGTGGGGGCGGCGACGCGGGCCCCCTCAGGGGAAATGGGAGAGATCCAGGCCTCGGTGGACACGTCGTGCTGCGCGAAGGCCTCGATCATGGCGTCCCGCACACGCTCGGCATGACTGGGGCCCTTGCACCACGCGAACAGCGTGGGGCCGGCGCCCGAGAGGGAGCAGCCCAGGGCGTCGTCTGCCAGTGCTGCGTCCTGCACGTCCGCAAAGCCGGGCACGAGCGCGGCCCGGTGGGGCTCCACGATGAGGTCGCGCAGGGCGCGTCCGATGAGTGCGAGGTCGTCGCGGTAGCAGCCCGCCACGAACGCGCCCAGATGGGCCGTCTGCCGAACCGACTCGGACAACGGAATGGTGTCGGGCAGGCACGCCCGTGCCTCTCGGGTTGGAATGACCCGGTCCGGGCGGACAAGGACACAGCGGATGCCGGACGGGACCGGAATGGGCACCACGTCCGGGGGGGCCATCTCGCGGGTCAGCACGAGGCCCCCGAACAGGCACGGGGCGACATTGTCGGGGTGCAGGTCGCCGCTTGCCACGGCCTCCCCGGCCAACGCGTGGGGCAGCAAATCCGCCTGCGACCAGGACGTTGAAAGCAACTCGGCCCCGGCCACGACCGCGCCCACGGCGGAGGCGGCCGAGCCCCCGAGCCCGGACCCGAGCGGGATCCCTTTCTCGATGGAAACCTCGAACCCCCCGTCCATGCCCGCGGCATCCCGGAGGGACTGCAGGGCGACGGTGGCCGTGTTGTCGGCGGGCGTGGTGGGCAGGTCGGTGACGCAGCCCGTAATAGAGCCAATCCGCACCGTAGGCTCATCGAGCCACCGCACCGTCACCCGGTCGCCGAGGCCGTCGAGGGCACCCCCCAGGACGTCGTACCCCACGGCAACATTGCCCATCGAGGCGGGAGCAAAGACAGTGACCGCATCGCTCATGATCTCGTTCGTTTTCTGAGTGCTTCCAACGGGGAGGCGCCCTCTTGCAAGGCAGCTCTGTGAACCAGTGGCCTGCCGTTTCGTCTTCCTTGGGACCTACGACATCAGCCGAAGCAGGTCGGCAAACACGCCTGCCGCGGTGACCTGGGGACCAGCACCGGGGCCCTGCACGATGAGGGGCGTCTCGTTGTACCGGTCCGTTTGGAAGCGGACGATGTTGTCCGTGTGGTTGATGCGGGCGAAGGCGTGGTCGGCGGGGTAGCGGCGCAGGCGCACCGATGCGTCGCCGTCCCGCGTGACGCTACCTACGAACCGGAGCACCTTGTTTTCGGCCTGGGCGTCCCGAAGGAGTTGGGTCATGTCCGCATCGTGCTCGGGAAGCCGGTCGAGAAACGACTCGACCGTGCCGTCGTGGAGCGGTTCCGGCACAAGCCCGTCCACGGACACCTCGTCCAGCTCCAGCGGCACCCCCATTTCGCGCGCTAGGATGACGACCTTGCGGGCCACGTCCATGCCGGAGAGGTCGTCGCGGGGGTCGGGTTCAGTAAAGCCCTCGTCCTTGGCCTGACGGAGAATGGCGGAGAAGGGCCGGTCGCCATCGAATGCGTTGAAGAGATACGACAGCGTGCCGGAGAGGATGCCCTCAATGCGGTGCACCTGGTCGCCCGTCTCGGTAAGGCTGTTCAGGGTCTGCAGAATGGGCAGGCCCGCCCCCACAGTCGTCTCGTACAAATACTGGGGCCCGGGCCCGCGGCTGGCGGCCTGAAGGGCCTGATACGTGTCCCACGCGTCGGTATTGGCCTTCTTGTTGGGCGTCACCACGTGGATGCCGCGCTCCAGCCAGCCCTGGTAGCGCCGGGCGATGGGGGCGCTGGCGGTACAGTCGACAATCACCGTGTGCGGGTGGTAGTCGGTCTGCACGTGGTCGACGAAGGCGTCGAGGTCGGTCGCCTCCCCCGCAGACAGGTCGGCCCGCCACGTCTCGAGGTCGAGGCGCTGCTCGGCCCGGAGCATGCGGGACGATGCGGCGATGCCGCGCACACGGAGGTCGATGTCCTGCTCGTCGCGGAGCCGGTCGGCCTCAGTGTGAATCTGGTCGAGCAGGGCCGCACCGACATTGCCGGCCCCGATAATACCGACCGACAGGGTCCGCTTCGAGAGGTAGAAGCCTGCGTGGGCCGCCCTGAGGGCACGGCGGGCGTCGTCCCCGTCCACCACGGCCGAGATGTTGCGCTCTGAGGAGCCCTGAGCGACGGCCCGCACGTTGACGCTGGCCTCCCCAAGGGCCCCGAAGAAGGTGGCGGCGACGCCGGGCGTGCCGGCCATCTGGTCCCCCACCACGGCGAGGATGCTACAGTCCGGCACCAGCTCGACCGTCCGGAGCTGGCCGCGGTCCAACTCGGCGTAGAAGGCGTGCTCGGCGGCCTCACGGGCGACCTTGGCCTGGGCCTGTGGCACGGCAAAGCAGATCGAGTGCTCGGAGCTGCCCTGCGAGATCAAGATGACCGACACCCCTTCATCCTCCAGCGCGTCGAAGAGGCGCCGGGCAATGCCGGGCACCCCAATCATGCCGCTGCCCTCCAGGTTGAGGAGGGCCACGTCGTCGATTGTGGAGAAGCCCTTCACGACCGACGCGCCGTCGTCGTTGAGGTGGATGCGGGTGCCGGGCCGGTCCGGCGCAAAGGTGTTGCGGATCGTGATCGGAATCTCGTGCTCGACGGCCGGTGACAGCGTGCGCGGGTGAATGACACCGGCACCGAAGTAGGCCATCTCCATCGCCTCCTCGTAGGAGAGGGCGTCGAGGCGGCGGGCGTCGGGGACGTACCGCGGGTCGGCACTCATAACCCCGTCGGTGTCCGTCCAGATCGTGAGGGCGTCGGCCTCGAGCAGCGCGGCGAAGAGAGCGGCGGAGTGGTCGGAGCCGTTCCGTCCGAGGGTCGTGGGCACC
This portion of the Salinibacter grassmerensis genome encodes:
- the ispE gene encoding 4-(cytidine 5'-diphospho)-2-C-methyl-D-erythritol kinase → MPLTQNAPAKINLGLHVLRRRPDGYHDVETVLHRINWADTVTAAPADALSLTCSDPALPTDADNLCLQAAHRLASAFGVTAGADLHLEKRVPYGAGLGSGSSDAAATLRLLTRLWDVDPSPETLQEIGRTIGADVPFFLQDAPAAHATGRGDTLSPLSKDGAPYQLPGPLLVAVPAVEVSTPWAYDQVTPTEADRPNLRRLVLSNDLSRWKEDLTNDFALPVTTAEPAVDAVRTALRKTDAAYTSLSGSGSAVYGLFEETGAARAAQETLQSRDLLNIRTHLTPAPN
- a CDS encoding homoserine kinase, whose translation is MSDAVTVFAPASMGNVAVGYDVLGGALDGLGDRVTVRWLDEPTVRIGSITGCVTDLPTTPADNTATVALQSLRDAAGMDGGFEVSIEKGIPLGSGLGGSAASAVGAVVAGAELLSTSWSQADLLPHALAGEAVASGDLHPDNVAPCLFGGLVLTREMAPPDVVPIPVPSGIRCVLVRPDRVIPTREARACLPDTIPLSESVRQTAHLGAFVAGCYRDDLALIGRALRDLIVEPHRAALVPGFADVQDAALADDALGCSLSGAGPTLFAWCKGPSHAERVRDAMIEAFAQHDVSTEAWISPISPEGARVAAPTPADSQSP
- the thrA gene encoding bifunctional aspartate kinase/homoserine dehydrogenase I produces the protein MESSESAPTDWRVHKFGGTSLADPSRIRHVADLLETRSPPVAVVVSAMSGVTDRLLALAEKAHTDADGLSDRLQALRDDQRAVVTDLLDGDAAASVLRTLDQDMDDLADVLRATRLMGTAPNTTRDLVAGYGELWSARVLGGVLRSRGLSAAVCDARDVLVVTHEELGPVVDEAATQARFADWRAAHDDPDVIVATGFIATTPDGVPTTLGRNGSDHSAALFAALLEADALTIWTDTDGVMSADPRYVPDARRLDALSYEEAMEMAYFGAGVIHPRTLSPAVEHEIPITIRNTFAPDRPGTRIHLNDDGASVVKGFSTIDDVALLNLEGSGMIGVPGIARRLFDALEDEGVSVILISQGSSEHSICFAVPQAQAKVAREAAEHAFYAELDRGQLRTVELVPDCSILAVVGDQMAGTPGVAATFFGALGEASVNVRAVAQGSSERNISAVVDGDDARRALRAAHAGFYLSKRTLSVGIIGAGNVGAALLDQIHTEADRLRDEQDIDLRVRGIAASSRMLRAEQRLDLETWRADLSAGEATDLDAFVDHVQTDYHPHTVIVDCTASAPIARRYQGWLERGIHVVTPNKKANTDAWDTYQALQAASRGPGPQYLYETTVGAGLPILQTLNSLTETGDQVHRIEGILSGTLSYLFNAFDGDRPFSAILRQAKDEGFTEPDPRDDLSGMDVARKVVILAREMGVPLELDEVSVDGLVPEPLHDGTVESFLDRLPEHDADMTQLLRDAQAENKVLRFVGSVTRDGDASVRLRRYPADHAFARINHTDNIVRFQTDRYNETPLIVQGPGAGPQVTAAGVFADLLRLMS